Sequence from the Clostridium butyricum genome:
TCTTAACATGTGCCCCAACATTTATGCCTTTTATATTTAATATCTGCTTACATACAGCTCCTGCAAAAACAAGTGGTGCTGTTATTCTTCCTGAAAAATGTCCCCCACCTCTGTAGTCATTAAAACCGTTATATCTAATAAAACCAGGATAATCTGCATGACCAGGTCTCATTAAATCCTTAAGCTTTCCATAATCCTTTGAATGCTGATCACTATTTCTTATTACAGCGCATAAAGGTGTACCTGTAGTTTTTCCCTCAAAGAATCCACTTAATATTTCAGGCTGATCCCCTTCTTTTCTAGCAGTTGAAAGCTTACTTTTACCGGGTGCTCTTCTTGCCATTTCCTTCAGTACTTCTTCCATATCAATTTCAATACCAGATGGAAGCCCATCGATTGTAATTCCAATTCCCGCTCCATGGGATTCACCAAAAATAGATACCTTTAATTTATTTCCCCACATTCCACTCATCTAATGCACCTCCTAAACTTATAAAGTCATTCCAAAATTCAGGATATGATTTTGTAACACATTCATAATCTTTTATTATTATGGGCTCTTCACATATAGTTGATGCAATTGCAAGTGTCATGGCAATTCTATGATCCTTGTGACTCCATACTGTGCATCCACCCTTAAGTTTTGATACACCTTCTATAATAAGTCCATCTTCTTTTTCTGTAATTTTTGCTCCAAGCTTATTAAGTTCAGATGTAACTGCTGCAAGTCTGTCACATTCTTTTATTCTAAGCCTTCCTGCATTAATGACTTCCGTAGTTCCATCACATAAAGATGCTGCAAGGGATACAACAGGAATAATATCTGGACATTGAGAACCATCAATAATTGTTGATTTCAGCTTCTTATCTACAGTTCCAATAATTCCTTCACCATTCTCTTTTATATTAACTCCCATTCTTTCTAATATATCTATAACTTCCTTATCACCTTGAAGTGACTTTAAATTAAGATCATTAACCACAACTTCATTTAATACTGCATCAGCACAAAGGAAAAATGCTGCCTGAGAATAATCACCTTCAACTCTATAATCTATACTCTTATAATTTTGATTTCCTTTAATTACAAATTCCTCATAATTATTATTTATTATTTCAATACCAAAATCTCTCATGGCACTTAAAGTAAGATCAATATATCCCTTAGATTCCAGTTCTGTAGTTATTATTATTTTTGAATCTCCATCTAAAAGCGGAAGTGTAAATAATAAACCAGTTATAAACTGTGAACTTATATTTCCTTTAACTTTAAATTCACCACATTTCAGTTTTCCTTCAGTTTTTAAATCAAGAATACCTTCTTTATAAGAATACTTAATTCCTTGATTATCAAATATCTCATAATATGTATCAAGAGGTCTTTTTCCTAGATTACCTCTTCCTACAAACTTATTTACACCTTCAAATAAAGCCGCTATAGGAACTAAAAATCTAAGTGTTGAACCTGATTCATTACAATCTATTATTCTCTCATCACTTGTACTGTTATTAAGTTTATTTTCTGGTGATTTTATACCTATTACTTCAAGACAATCATCTTTTTTCTCTATGACTGCTCCTAATGATTTCATAGCTTCAACTGTAGCTATAATATCATCTGAAAAATCTATATTTGATACTTTACAAGTACCATCACTCAAAGCTGCACATATTACTGCTCTGTGTGCCATACTTTTTGATGGAGGGATTTTAACCTCTCCTTTTAATTTCTTCGGATAAACTTTATAATCTCCCATTATTGCACCTCACTCTATTTAAAGAATTCCACATTAGTTTTTTCTAAAAATGATTTCCCTATTGATTTAAGTAACACAACTTTTAAAACATTATCAATATTTTTCTTATCTAATGATATTGTTTCTATAATCTGTGAACTTTCTTCAATGTGAACTTCATAAGGAAGACCATATTGAATCAATATTTCTTTAATATCTTTTGAAACACCCTGTTCAGTAATTTCTTTATCTTCTGAAATTTTGCTTATCATATACATCCCTATTGCAACAGCTTCACCATGACTAAATTTTTTAAAGTTATAATAAGCTTCTATTGCATGACCTAAAGTATGTCCGAAATTTAACAGCATTCTTTCTCCCGTATCTCTTTCATCATTTTCTACGACACATTTCTTAATATAACAACAGTTGTATATGATTTTTTCTATATTATTCATAACTTCTTCTTTTGTTTTAAGATTTTTAAGGAAATAGAAAAACTCTCTATCCTTTATACATCCATACTTGATAACTTCCGCCATACCATCTCTATAGAATCTGTCATCTAGTGTTTCTAATACTTCTGGATCAATTAAAACAAGTTTTGGATGATAGAAGCTTCCAACTAAATTCTTACCTCTATCAAGATCTACAGCAACCTTTCCACCAACGCTACTGTCTACTTGAGCAAGAATTGATGTAGGAATTTGCACAAAATCAACACCTCTTAAAAAAGTAGATGCTACAAATCCACCTAAATCTCCTATTACTCCGCCACCAAGAGTTATGATTAAATCACTTCTTGTTAGTTTAAAATCTAATAATTCATTATATACAAAAGGAAGCGTGCTTATTGACTTAGTTTCTTCACCTGGTTCTAAAGCCATCAATCTAACATCATAACCTTCATTAATTAACCTACTTTTCACCTTATCTCCATAATGTGAACCTACATTTTTATCAGTTAGTATAAATATCTTTTTACCTTTGAATACTTTTTTTATCTCAATATTAACTTCATTGAGAGATCCCTTTTTTATTATTATAGGATAACTTCTTTCTCCTAAATCAACAATTAATTCTTCCATACTACTCTCCTCCTTAATTTAGTTAGCAGTTAACAGTTAGCAGTTTTATTTTAAATTATTATATTTACTTTTATTAGAAATCATAACTTCTTTAAAACTTGAAAAATTCCATAGGAATTTTCTCCCTCCAACTGTTAACTGTTAACTGTTACTTGTTAACTAAACTAACTGTTACTTGTTGACTAGATTAAATTTCTCTTCCAACCGCTCCTGCGATAACTCTAAGTTCTTCCATTAACTTAGCAAACTTCTCAGGTTTAATTGATTGTGGTCCATCGCATAATGCATTTGCTGGATCATTATGAACTTCAATTATAAGACCATCTGCTCCAACTGCTACTGCTGCTTTAGCTAATGGTTCAACCATCCAGTATTTACCTGCCGAATGACTTGGGTCAATAACTACAGGTAAGTGACTTAGCTTTTTAACAGCTGGTACTGCACTTAAATCTAATGTATTTCTTGTGTAAGTTTCAAATGTTCTTATACCTCTTTCACAAAGTATAACATTCTCATTTCCACCAGCCATAATATATTCAGCAGACATTAACCACTCTTCTATTGTAGCAGATAAACCTCTCTTTAAAAGTATTGGTTTATTAGTTTTTCCAAGTTCCTTTAATAAATCAAAGTTCTGCATATTTCTTGCACCAACTTGAATTACATCTACATTTTCTACAAATGTTTCAATATCATATGGTGACATTAACTCTGTAACTATTGGAAGTCCTGTCTTTGCTTTTGCTTTCTTTAACAGTTCAAGACCTTCATATTTTAATCCTTGGAATGCATAAGGTGATGTTCTTGGCTTGAATGCTCCCCCTCTTAAGAAATTAGCACCTAA
This genomic interval carries:
- the aroA gene encoding 3-phosphoshikimate 1-carboxyvinyltransferase, encoding MGDYKVYPKKLKGEVKIPPSKSMAHRAVICAALSDGTCKVSNIDFSDDIIATVEAMKSLGAVIEKKDDCLEVIGIKSPENKLNNSTSDERIIDCNESGSTLRFLVPIAALFEGVNKFVGRGNLGKRPLDTYYEIFDNQGIKYSYKEGILDLKTEGKLKCGEFKVKGNISSQFITGLLFTLPLLDGDSKIIITTELESKGYIDLTLSAMRDFGIEIINNNYEEFVIKGNQNYKSIDYRVEGDYSQAAFFLCADAVLNEVVVNDLNLKSLQGDKEVIDILERMGVNIKENGEGIIGTVDKKLKSTIIDGSQCPDIIPVVSLAASLCDGTTEVINAGRLRIKECDRLAAVTSELNKLGAKITEKEDGLIIEGVSKLKGGCTVWSHKDHRIAMTLAIASTICEEPIIIKDYECVTKSYPEFWNDFISLGGALDEWNVGK
- the aroB gene encoding 3-dehydroquinate synthase; translated protein: MEELIVDLGERSYPIIIKKGSLNEVNIEIKKVFKGKKIFILTDKNVGSHYGDKVKSRLINEGYDVRLMALEPGEETKSISTLPFVYNELLDFKLTRSDLIITLGGGVIGDLGGFVASTFLRGVDFVQIPTSILAQVDSSVGGKVAVDLDRGKNLVGSFYHPKLVLIDPEVLETLDDRFYRDGMAEVIKYGCIKDREFFYFLKNLKTKEEVMNNIEKIIYNCCYIKKCVVENDERDTGERMLLNFGHTLGHAIEAYYNFKKFSHGEAVAIGMYMISKISEDKEITEQGVSKDIKEILIQYGLPYEVHIEESSQIIETISLDKKNIDNVLKVVLLKSIGKSFLEKTNVEFFK
- the aroF gene encoding 3-deoxy-7-phosphoheptulonate synthase, producing the protein MIVVLKQKAKKEQIERLTKQIEAKGLKVNPVIGTEKSVLGLVGDTTQVDPSSIEASEIVESVMHVQEPFKKANRLFHPENTIVDVNGVKIGGKKIAVIAGPCSVESEEQIVEIAKEVKELGANFLRGGAFKPRTSPYAFQGLKYEGLELLKKAKAKTGLPIVTELMSPYDIETFVENVDVIQVGARNMQNFDLLKELGKTNKPILLKRGLSATIEEWLMSAEYIMAGGNENVILCERGIRTFETYTRNTLDLSAVPAVKKLSHLPVVIDPSHSAGKYWMVEPLAKAAVAVGADGLIIEVHNDPANALCDGPQSIKPEKFAKLMEELRVIAGAVGREI